Genomic window (Pleurodeles waltl isolate 20211129_DDA chromosome 2_2, aPleWal1.hap1.20221129, whole genome shotgun sequence):
GAATCGCCATTTggattccctatgcacatgtaacaagcattccCTAAATGCGAACTTGGCATtgaggaaatgctattaccatcaactccaagttgatggtaaccatgtgtaattttaaaaaatgcattaaaatgcatttcgACCTACACTAAAATACCTaaaatacatagcattttgcattccctaaatagcaacttcttaaaattcgctatttagggaatgcaaaatgtgattttgataCACCTGAcccagggtctctggttggcagtcagtttacactctgtcaagtagggaccctcactctagtcagggtaagggtgtcacactctcaagataacccctgcttacccccttggtagctaggcatgaGTAGTCAGGCTGTCTCATAGGcaatatattaaatatttgtacccacaagcagtaacacagtgaaaacactacaaatggacaccacaccagtttagaaaaatgggcaatatttatctaagtaaaacaaaacaaaaatgaaataaatccatcttacacaagcaaagataagaatttttaaagattaaatcccaataaagtgcttagaaaaacAATACCTGATGATATCACagtgttgtgacagagtcgtttcctACAGTCCAACGCCACTTTCGAGGGAGTGCGCACCAGTCCCGAAGTCACACGAACCCCATGTACAGAACCTCAGAAACGAGGCAGAATCAAAGATGTAGCATGGAGTCGGGGATGTGAGGAgttgctggagccagtgcggcatcAGTTCTGTGCTGTTACACAGGAGGTTAGGCAGTGGTTCCTtacggaggtgaggcatcagttccttatggagACAGTGGAGGTGAGGCAGAATCAGCGGTGGGGCGGTAGCTCCTGATGATCcggcggggtcaatgaatccagcgggCCAAGACTCGATGAGGCGACTTTACAGGGTCACGGTCACACCACGGGGTCTGAGACGCTGCGGCAGAGTAGTATGTCACGGACCttggtgacatggcactcgggactcacaatgttgtgggacttcagaggcgctgtgtCAGCTTCAGGCCAGTGGCACCAGGCCTGCAGCATCGGTCGCGGTCATTTcacttcagcggggaccacagctttgggtgcaggcagcggcgcaaaGTCGGGCAGCGGTGCCAATTATGGAGTCGTCCGGAGTCGTTGCaactggttcttcttgttttatgccagacttcactcccaaaggatcaggaactggagtgggcacctcttggcaggtcagggtcctcagcaaaaaAACAAGGGgctagcaggtgaagtctttgatgtccctgagacttcttaaggaggtaagctcagtccaagcccttggagaaacttcacaagccggATGCACAgtaaagtccagtgtttgtcctctccaaaacagaagcagcaactgcagcccaacccagcaaagcacacagagcaaaggggcagtactcctcctcacagctcttcagctcttcttcttagcagtctcctcttgatccagaagtgtttgaaagttgtggggtcagcagtccaatacttacactcatttctgcctttgaagtaggcaaacttcaatggaaagtctttgtagttcacaagaccttgcctttcctgccctgctCCCGCCCCCACaccctctagggggttggagactgcattgtgtaagggcaggcacacccttattcaggtgcaagtgtcagctcctcccaacattccagcccaggacgacccatcaggatatgcatggcacacctcagctccctttgtgttacagtctagagtgaattcacaagcagcccaactgtcatcctgacccagacgtgcattccagcagacaggcataggcacagaatggttaagcaagaaaatgcccactttctaaaagtggcattttcaaacttacaatctaaaaaacaacttaaccaaaagatgtatttttaaattttgagttcagcgacctcaaactccatatctctatctactcccaatgggaaattgcacttaaaatatatttcaaggcaatccccatgttaacctacaggagagataggccttgcaatagtgaaaaacgaattcagcaatatttcactatcaggatgtgtaaaacacaccagtacatgccctacctttcaaatacactgcaccctacccatgcagCTAACTTGGGGGTACCtaagaggtgtcttacatgtactaaaaggaaaggttttgggtctggcaagtggatacacctgccaggtcgacatggcagtttaaaagtgcgcacagacactgcagtggcaggtctgagacatgcttacagggctactcatgtgggtggcacaattagtgctgcaggcccactagtagcatttgattaaaggccctgggcacacatggtgcactatactagggacttattagtaaatcaaataggccaagcatggataaccaatcataatcacaatatacacagggagcacttgcactttagcactgatcagcagtggtaaattgcccagagtacgaAAACCAGCGAAAACGAAATCGAACACAGTCAAAAATgcaggaagcagaagcaaaaagacaggggaaaccacaccaaggatgccatgtctaacatatCCTCTTTCCCTGCCCATCACTGTAGGAGGTGGGTGGAGCACCAAGCTCCCCTTTGGGCATCAGAGTGCTGATGAAATGACCTCATCAGATCATGTTAATCTCACATATAAAAACCAAAACAGGTGGTTTATTTTTTCCATCATAAAGCAGTTTTTACGTCCAGTAAAATTATAAGCAATGGGGAGGGTAAGTTGCTCACAAATGCACAGTCTACCACTGCTTGTACCAAAAAACAATTCAGAGAGAATGCCCTTACAAATTTTGTCTGTACAGTAGTTTTTAAATCCCATAATTTTGTGAAACAGTGTTACTCCTGCTCACCAGACACGTGACCCCGGTGCCATGAAAAAagattcacattttttaaaatctctttattGCTTTCAACAAAAGACATAACATCCCTCGTATAACGCTTTGTCGTCCCTTTTTACCTAACACCATGTTCTCAGAGATTGCCCTTTAGCTCCTTTATATTTCCGGAGTCCTACCCCTCAGGGTTCTcccttgatgccttttctctttcagtgtctgacttgCAGAAAGTGCTGGGGGGAGCTGCGTACTTCGGAACTTCGACAACAGAGTACATCTGGGATTGTGTataagggatctgaaagaaataaagcAGCACGCTATACTCTTATAAATTAGCAAAACACTGAACAATAAGAGATAGGTCCAAAAGGAAATGCAAGCTTTATGTTTATTTGGGTTtatatgtgccaccctgaaatcaaTGGAATGGTTAAGTGAGTAATATTGCCTGGTGTAACTGTCACAGGTGTAGTAAGGGGGCTGCCTGTAAGACAAACCGTTCCTGACCAATAAGCCACCCACATAGGGAGAGTATGGCGTTTGCTGTAAAACGTGAGTAATAGTGACATGGTGGGCTAACTATGTTAACGCCTTCTTGTTGCAGGAGACATATCAGAAACAAGAATCGCAAAGTCACGTGGCGATCACTCCGAAGGAAACTCTGCAGAATCTAAAGTAAGCACAAAAGTATTTGTTTATTCGCGGTGTGTGGCgttttattaaaaaatgtgtcTTTATCTTAACCATTTTAGGCAGTCCTGTTATTGTTGGGGCTTTCACTAACCCGGTCATCTCTGTTACACTCTTCCTTTGTACCTGTGTGTTCTCCTAAACATCTCCATTTCAAGATGCGTTTTGCACCCCGTCCACCCTCCCCCCCTGCTCTTCATACTCGCAGATGTGGGTGGGCTCAGAAAGTGTGTTTGTTCTTGGGGCCTGTGCTGGCTGTCAATACTCTTGCGTGCTCTGACCAATCACCAATCCGCTTATCATTCTCTAGTTTTTCCATACTCCTCATCTCTATTTCCATTCTCCATGCTACCAGCTAACTTTAGTATGTTGTTAGTTTTTATTCTCTTCTGAAATCACATCATATTTTCCAACTGTTCTTTCGAAAAATGTAATACCCTGTGGCCCTTGTGACTAGCTCAGCAGTCACAGATGCTCTTTCTTTGATCCAGCTGCTCACACATTGGTTATGGTTATCTACTGAGCAGCTATAAAGAAAAATTCCAATTAAATTCACTTTCATCCTACAACTCTAATTTCTGTCTCAGGGGGTCTATTGCTTTCGGTTGGTAATTTCATTTAACCAATCAAATTTCAATGAATGTTTCCACACAATAAACATGGTCCAAGGTCTAAAAAGCAATACCCTGCAATTAGTTTTAGTGGAAACCATTTGCAGCTGGTGAAGTCAAATTTCCGTCTTTCAGTCTGTAGGAAGCCCAATGTAGTGCTATGGAAGACTTTGCCACCTGAACCCCAATCCATCACATTTAATGTACTTTGATGgggggccctctcaagttttgttacgccactggagaactgtgagtttggcagacagcttACTGTGCCGATTTTTTGGAGGAGAATCATACCCACCAACCTGCAAATAAACCCCTAAAACTGACCTGGCCACGTCTGAGCACCTCTGGAGACACGCGACTGTCTAAAAGCTGCCAATGTGATGTTGCAGTTAGTGAAGCCTTGACCACTCCATGCCGGGCGGCATTTTCTACAATGCACGCCTTACAATGATAATATATTACAAACACAACGTCTGATTCTCTTTTGGCTTTGGCTTTTGTTTTCAAGCCAATTAGTTGTATTTATGATATGAAATACTTCGCAAGGGGAGTAAGGCTTTGTATAGCTAGCCAAAAAGTTAATTTGTTTGTGTTCAAAataatttagttgttgattgccTTTTGGTGTTTTTTTGCGCATCAATTGGTGCcatacacatttttaaatacaaattaaacTCAACAAATATTGCTTCTTGTTTGATCTAGGCTCCTTCAGCTATTCCTGACATGATGACGCAGCGCACCCCAGTTCAGGAGACTCCGCAGGACGGCCCTTTGACGGAACAGTAAGTTAGTTTGTTGTCCTGGCACTTTTCCAAGGGCCTGATGTACCCTCACCGCAATAGTGTCTCTGAGAAGAATACACATGCGCCTTGTGAAGTCCGCCGCTAATATTAAAACTAGCAGGTGGCCCGGGTCAGAGGTCACGTCCTTGGCACAATGAACTGCAAGAGAAAAATGTCTTCATTCCCTACAATGAAGTCAGCAaatctgtgcaaacacaggacttCAGGTTCAATCGCCTGAAACATCATTTTATTGTTGTGCTCTGTTGTTCATACACTTGAGGACTACAAATGTGTTTGACATTTGACAGAAATGCTTATGCAAAGCACCTCATATATATGCAAACGACAGTTGTGTGTAATATAAATGTGTACGTAATAATCAGGACACCACTTTTTCATTCAAGGTAGCATTCAATAAATCTACAGGAGCTCTGAGGGCGCACAATCGGTGAGCCCCCTTCTCGCTGCCCGTGTCTGTCCGTGTGCTtgcacacagagacaaagtggttcctCATTTGGTTGGGACCACAACCGCATGCAGATGAGGGTACGGCCCCTCCTGATCCAGCCAGAGTGACCATTATTAGAGAAGGACGGCGCAAGTATCTGCAGCCCCTTCTCTAATATCAAAGTGTCCCAGAGGTGCAATACGTGGGCCAAACACCATTTGTGTCCCCCGGACCCTTACCGTAAGAAAGACCCCGGTGTCTTATATATCTAAGATACACACCAAAACACTTATCTTTCTGCAAACCTAATTAGATTCGTGACTAATTTATTTATACATCAAATTATACTTAGGAAAACGAGCCTAAATGACACAGGTAGCAgtcaatgtttgaatttgtatcacTTTTCCAGGTGCATAGCAAAATCCTCTTACCTTTcaacatattttaccacacacgTTTTCTGTTGCCTTGAAACGATGGCAGAGAGTGTATTTTTCTAATCTCAGACTAGTTCCCATCACCTAGAGCATCTCCCATAACTCCAAACCAAATACAATAGAGTTGCACACGGCCCTCGCATGCCCCACTTGTGTCATTGTTCTTCAGGCCCAACTAATGTAACTTTGCTGAAGAAGAAACACAAACGTACGTTGTAAGAAAGTCTCTCATGGCACAAAGGCTTTCtgctttgggtcaaaaatttagCACAAAGTATAGCCTAACATTGTTGCTTTTTTACGTCTGATGTTAGCCAAGATGTCTAGATTTGactaaacttaaatatatatatatatatatatatatatatatatatatatatatatatatatatatatatatatatataaatatatatacactttcATAAAGAGGCTTTTAGCCAACCATTGGTGTGTTGTTgtgtaattcacattttaattccacccactacatcatcggttagtgggtcagcccacttctgcCATTGGCTAATTCACTGTGATTGACaaaattttgctctttcacaatgagcacctccacacacaaagtagttcccttcagtaccaGGGATTGCTTTGAGAATGTGTGCTTTGCAGACTAAAAATGCTTTTACTTATagccatttttttttagtattcaTGAGAGCCCGGTAGTTCCTTCAAACTATAGATTTATACAAACCatgagaaaaaaaacagttttcagcGAACATAGGTACCCATGTTAAGGTCCAAAATGTAATGATGGCATCATCCCATTCATCGTTTCTTCATACTGTGATGTTGAGTGGGATGCTGTCATCCTAGAGTTAGGACCATATCAGGGTGctcattttaccaaagaaaattaGGTAATGAGTTCAAGGAATATATAAAGGCCCAGACTTAGTAAGATGTCACAGAACGCAGCACTgcacccaaagttgctgtgctgcactgcattgcctgacagggaaagagcaggaaaacTCTATATCTACAGGCACTATCATGCTCTTTCCTTAGCGCAGGCGCAGAATCATGCTGGCCAGTGCCACGCACCcatctgcaccatagtgcaagggtgtgtgtgtgatgtgtagcataagttttgcactggaagggtacccttccagtacaaaatactatgcctagttACACTTTCAAATTTTCCCTCTCCGGATGTGTTctccactgtgcagcacacatgaaagcgggaaaagttaggagaaacaAAAGCActgagtggcatatttatgagcccctagcgtgaCTGGAcagtcacttttcgtgatgcaaggggtggcgttagcagggtgcaagaaggagaaatgctttcatttctccttgtttttgcgaATCGCcacttaagattgtttttgtgcaggaaggtgttccacctgcacaaaaacaatctccccctcaacacagccattccTGTACAACGCTgtaagggttgctgcattggcatACGGCAGCAAATACAGCGCTGGCTCAGGGGGAAGCacatgggtgtgccgtattcttttaaatacagcacatccctgcattttaaaacaagcatttgcaatgcaacgggtctcgcgtttgctcatgttagagctgatcgtgttgtaaactcctaacccgacttttcatctatcggcaaaagtgcttttatgtacgtaacctgaaaaagtgaaattaactgtgtaaagcactcgacttctgccaagcgaaatcgcgctaggaaaatagagaaaaagtagtccacgatccgacagaaaacagcgagcctcgcatgttttctgtacttggtcgctgcgctcgaggagggctaaccaccggaaaaggcatgacatgtacatgccttccactaatgaaagcaagcagattttactaggcaagcccacaaaccaatgaaaaacactgacgtgacgacgacagggctccgagcccttttctaataactaaagcgtctcgctgcgatacgcatgcgctagcgcatgcaacgcaggctcgaccctaaaaaatgaggAGCTGCGATACAGTGGTATAATCACGAAACACACATCAGCTGTCTATGTTATTAATGAGTAGATCCTCTTGTGTTTGGCCTTTGAAATGTGAAGCGTACAGAAagcataaaacaatatttaaaataaacaatgtTTAGAAGAATTTTTGAACTATATCTTAAGCATGATTTAAATATAATGTACagaaaacagtaaaacaatatttaaaataaacaacGTTTAGAAGAACTATTTTTGGAACTAATCTCTTTCTCTTAAATATGATTAACAGTGGAAACTATACTTAAAAAGTGCCTTGAAAACTAAACCAACCTGTCAATATAGTTAAACCCATCAGTGGAGTATATGAATAAGTGAGGCTTCTTGCACCATACTTTACCATACTTGTAGGGGACGCCTTCTATGCCCTTTTATTTCAACTTATTCATTTTAGtaattttttgttgtactggtcaGGATAAGACACCATGAACTGCAAAAAATGATGATTCACGTTTTCTTCCTGCCACCTGTAGACCTGTTGAATGTCGCCATCGAAACACTACAGAAGAGCAGGCCCAGCCTGAGGGAACAGAAGCGTCTTTCCTCTTGGAGCGCATGCCCAGTGGGACGTCAAGCATACTGAAGAAAATGTGGATGAGACACAAAAAGAAGGCGGGATATCTTGGTGCAAAGAATGGTGCTTTTGAGGCAGACTGAATAGTGATGTTGCTGGTGCTCTTCCAGGGCTGGTTTGGGAGCCCTTTTGCACAAGGACTATGCATGAGCGCCTCATCACAAGTGAGACACAAGGTTCCACTGCTTCACTGATCCTTCCACAGTCCGAGTGCAGTCGTAATATGTGTTTCTGGTCCTTGATCACACACTCTACTGCCAAAGGTGCTGGATGCAGAATACatcattttatttgtgtatttctggTTCCAGCTTTGTTATATTAGTCGCTAGCGatcttatttattatttttatttctgcaCTATTGTGATGACTGCAGTTGTTTATTGCACAATACCTACACAGTACACATAACAATAATTGGCAGTTGATGATCTGTCAGGGCAACCAATAGGTCAAGACAAAAGCTATAATCATACTTAGACAGAAGTTGTAGGCTCTGTCTTGATAAGGTGGTGCACTTCACACAAAAAGCCTTTAAGGTTTACAGAAGAAAGAGGCTTAATCAAATTCTTCTTTCTTATTGCTCTAAGGTGAGTAATTGTCTACTGTTGATCCTAAGGAAGGTAAAAATAGGCCTACGTTGAAACATCAACCAGTCTTTTCCAAAGAACAAATCCCAAATAACTCAACTTTCAAGCTATATGACATTTGTAGTTTTTCTAACAATACATTAGTAGATACTGATGATGTTCCTCTTGGAGAGATCCTTCCAAGGTTGATTCAGAGCATTGCCCGATGCTGTATTGACCACATTTGCAGGGATCCTAATGTCAGTGTGACTGCACGGTGTCAATCCTTACCTCTGGGAGAGATTGACTCTCTGTCTCCACAACCTCGATGGATAGCCAGTGTTCTCGATTTAGCGAGAGGGAATCACTGTAAATGAACAAGCCCACAGAGACAGCTTTATATTAAATAGAGGAGGGACAAGTCCCACTGTATGCTATTTTTCACTTAAGAGGCGAACCATAACTTGCTTTACCACACCTCATGACTCAAGTCTTTGATGCTGTTGTTCCATTCAGATGGCATATAACGATATCCTGACTACGATTGCTTCTAGTAATGTAGAATGACACAAACCCTGTGAAAAGGTGCTTGAGCATGAAATGGGCACTAATATCCACCCTGATGTCTATGAACACCACCCTGCACCTTTTCTTGACTTGCACTCATTGTCCAAATAGCATAGAAAGAATAATGTAGCACTAAAAACAATCTCAATTGTCTTTTGGCActtaaatacttagggcctgatttaagaaaagtggtgctgcatccactgcagcacacttttcttgtgccccttagcgccccgccctaacggcaccatgtgtgcgccatatttaatatatggcgcaccatggcagtagttagggaggtAGCATaagactttttgatgctagtttggcgctttgcaggattaacataaaatttgttgacgttaatcctgtaagcacattgaggcccgttataaataatggtttgcctccttttgatggctgctctgtgcaggtgttaaaaatgccgcaacaaatagcacaaagaaatcgtTTAGActtctctgtgccattttttcctgcCCCGCAAcaggggaacgtcccccttgcatacactttGCCTGTTGCGGGCatcatgtggcgcaaggggtttgaaagtggc
Coding sequences:
- the VXN gene encoding vexin — translated: MNRIYSRGEDNLEVFTTVMSPKMCRASRGRTHRSPQTLRKSVAAASDVIHFWPDELLPCPSELIDILCRDDEVWRFGRLQNGQKVLFPVKCAAKKRDISETRIAKSRGDHSEGNSAESKAPSAIPDMMTQRTPVQETPQDGPLTEQPVECRHRNTTEEQAQPEGTEASFLLERMPSGTSSILKKMWMRHKKKAGYLGAKNGAFEAD